The following is a genomic window from Pseudophryne corroboree isolate aPseCor3 chromosome 3, aPseCor3.hap2, whole genome shotgun sequence.
CATTTTGGCCTACTCTGTAtaagtgggtgggtgggtgggaataAATTGGTCATCTTTGGTTGGTACATGCCAACTTGTTTTGAGCATTCCTagacattaaccacttgcctggtgtaaaCGTATGGGATACAACCGCAGCTAGGAGTACGGTTCCTGACCAGGTTGTATCACATACATTGGTTCGCCCCTGCTTTGTTCCCCCTCTGTACGGAGGAAATCCGTTCTGCACCACCGACATTACTCCTGAAATCTCGCCCCAGAATGCTGTGCGAGCAGCATTCCTGGGCCCATGTCCCAGAACTAAAAATGTGAGGAGGGGAACATCGTGGGGTGTGGAAGGGCGTATGATGCCCCACAGATTCTTTGGCTGGGGGGggaatatatataaacaaaataacCTACATAGTGTAcatagtgacacatggggggggggggcactaaatagtGGTGGCCCATTGACATTGGGGGTGAGGGTGGGGTCTTTGCCACAGGGATCTATTACCAGTAGGGGGTGATAATGCTGGGTATTATTTTGCCACTGGGTGGGCTATTtctactaaggggagagaagtatttTACAATGGGGGCCTGTGGACACACGGGTGAGGGGACACTTTTGTAAAACACCCCCTAAgtatattgttttttaataaaatatttaaatatcatcttaaaaatacatttaaagcttaattctattaaaaaaataaatatttaaatttcTGGCTGGTAAAGTGGGGGAACGGTGGGGCATTAGACAGGATTACACTGGGAAGAACAGGCAATGCCTGattgagatgacacaaaatggggtatgAATTAATTTTGCAACTGTCTTCATTTTATAGAGGGTGAGCAACTTATAGATTCTGTAATGGCATAAATCGTAATTGTACTTGTTATTCACTTGTATTTTCTTCTTAAATCCTTAATATTACAAATAAAAACAACCATATGTAGGAAAGAACATGAATTCTTCTGACAGACCAGACGTGGAAGCAGGTCATGACATCATCATTAAGCGTCATGAGAAAGCCAGCATAGCCTCAGATATTCAAACAGAAGTCCGCCATGATGACATATCGACGAATTCTTTAAAAAAAGATAAAACTATTAATAACATCTCACGTTTTGGAACAGACAGTCGAAATCCCACCAGCAAAAATAAGCTAACGTGTTCGGAATGTGACAAAGGTTTTTCCTGCAAATCTCaccttgttttacatcagagaagtcacacgggtGAAAAACCATTTACCTGCGCAGAATGTGGCCAACGCTTTATCAGCAAACCCAGGCTTATCGCCcaccagagaagtcacaccggagaaaAACCATATCCGTGTTCCGAGTGCGGAAAGGGTTTTTATAGCAATTCTCATCTGGTCGTCCATCGGCGAATTCACAAAGGAGAGAAACCattttcctgctctgagtgtggtaAAACCTTTAACGACAGGTCGAATTACATCAGACACCAGAAAGTCCACACCGGAGAGAGGCATTTTTCATGTCCTGACTGCGGGAAAAGCTTTGCCCAAAACTGCCACCTGCTCGTACACCAAAAAAAACACACAGGGGGGAAACACTTTTCCTGTTCCAAATGCAGAAGGTTTTTCCCAACGCGAGTAGGTCTCCACAGCCATCTGAGGACCCACAACGACAAACTGTTTTCTTGCTCAGAGTGTAGTAAAACCTTTATTAATATCGTCAGCTTCGCTAGACACAAGAGGATGCACACCGGCGAAAACTTATTGGCGTGCCCCGAGTGTGGAAAACGTTTTATTAATAAATCTCACCTGGCAACACATACCAGGACTCACACGGGAGAGAAGCCTTTTGCATGTTCTGATTGTGGGAAAAGTTTCAGCGATAAATCAGGCTTTAATAGACACCGCAAGACTCACCAGTACCAGACACCATTTAATTGCTCAGAGTGTGGGAGGACGTTCAAGCGTAAAATAAATCTTCTtgcacatcagaggattcacacagggatTAAAGTGTTttcatgtgctaagtgtaaaaGAGACTTTGACAGTCAGTCAGACCTAGAGTCACACCGGAAAAGCCATGAGGAAGAGAAGCCCCTACCGTGTACGCTGTGTGGAAAGACCTACGTCAGTAAATTGCGCCTGCTCGCACATCAGAGGCGACACACCAAGCGGTTTTCTTGCTCGCAATGCGGGAAGTGTTTTAACGAAAAGTCAAGCTTTGTCaagcatcagaggattcacacgggGGAGAAACCATACGCATGCTCGGACTGCGGGAAAACATTTTCCGTCAAGTCAAACATGATCAGACACCTGAGAGTTCACACAGGAGAGAGGCCGTTCGCCTGCTCCGAGTGTGGGAAAACTTTTAGCGTGAAGCTGCGACTCGTCCGCCACCAGAAAATCCACACTGGGGAGATATCGTTTCCGTGTTCCAAGTGCCCGGAAACTTTTAGCGATAAATCAAATTTGGTTCGACACAGACGGACTCACAAAGTAGATAAGCTGTTCGCGTGCTCTAAATGTGAGAAAAGCTTTACGCGTCTCTCTCGACTGACGCGGCACCAGAGGACCCACACGCAGATACAAGCATTTCACTGTTCTGCCTGTGAAAAGAGTTTTACAAATAAggcatatttaaaaaaacacatgaAAAGCCATGATGAACAGAAAACCTCTGAGATTACCAATGTGGGGGTGCAGTAGGTGTACCCTCAATGCTGATTTAACCATATCTTAAGAGgcttttttatttattgatttatttatttattgatgtatttATTAATATGCAGAAAAGGGGACGTCTCACCCCAAAGATTGGCTGTGTTTTCTTAATTAGAGACAATTCAAAGAGAGGCTGGGAAGTGAACATAGGATATTAATCACTTCCTGGGTACTCCCTTCTCCCATCATGTCTCACATCAGCACTTCCTAGGTCAGTGACCTAGAACACGAAGGTCTTTCCTCCTTGCAGCATATTGCTGGACCACTTCAGTACCCGAAGATGACTCTTAGGTCCAGTGTAGCTGGAGCCCTTATTGCTAATGGGATTATGCTAGTTGCAGGTAGTATTTCATTATCAGTCCTGGAAGAGTAGACGGGGCGCAAACCTAATGCGGTTTGTCTGGGATCTATTCTTTCTTTACATACATGATCTGCTTGTGCTAGGCTTTGTGACCAGCAATGACATCATGCAACGTGTGacatgttggccgccggtggtgagtcggtgtaattgcagcctgtttctatgtgtttagcctcacctgtttgatagttgatcattatgtgggGAGTCTCTGTACTActatctggctcttgtctgtgttagactcacctgcaggtgtttgtgcaattaccttgtgcctggcttccagccatcctgattgggccgtgttcccttattacccagctagctttGCAGTTCTGGGCTGGTGATAGGCgttctgttaagatacctgtatgttcctgaatagagtcttgtccagtattgcatctgtgtccaggccctgtctgatactggaatcctgtgtactcggcTCTGGCAGAGTCCAGAGCTTCCTATGAGCTGTTCCTGTCCTGGTGTGTTCCTGTGATCCAGTagccctgagtcctggtgtccggagcctgttaaagatatctgtctggctttcctgttatgtgagcctgtgtctgcagcTTTGGGGGTCCTTGTCCGTCCGCCTGTATTcacaccggtttcgtgagtagcggctctgccgtacCTTATGACCTTGGCCGTATCTGTccgttatatttgctttggattttctgcagagggttctgcgtatactgtcatcgccggtacacagtagtattgtgtcggcgtgtggacagcatttcctttgttgtagtttgtcctggcggctgagccgcacatattgttgtttgagttctgtagttgcccctaactcgggtttctgtttagttagaggttccctttGTTATtgccccatctcagtttacgccttgtctccaactaagaccggggggcatcggagttgggcagacataatccgcccttcaaacgcggctgccatgggcccaagcaaacatagtctcgcaggcgtagactgaccacgagggtgagacaacggagtcagggctcCTTAGGGGTTGCTGCGGAGCTCCGCTTCCACTGCAGCATTATGTTCctggtacttggggctcatccgcccagttccaggagtaccaagtacagtgaacgtaacacagcGTGTGTTGTGTGACATGAAAAGCAATTAACAACATTCAGAGATAAGTATTTATGTACATATTTATTTGTATAAGATAGAAATCACAAACCTCACAATCCTGGTGatacacagtatatactgatccATAAATTCAGATGGACAAATCTGGCAGTCCCTTATAGAACATGTACGGTTATCTAAATGTATGGTGCAGTATATGGTGCCAGGATTGTGAGGTTTTCCATGAGTATCTATTGGGGTAtgagactcagggtcgacacctagtggtcgacaggggctaggtcgacgCTGCCATTagttcgacatgaaaaaaggtcgacatgagtttttcatggggttttttgtgtcgttttcttcgtaaagtaacctggaacaccaattagtgcaccgtgtgacctcgcatggctcgcttcactcgccatgcttcgggcaaggtgcctcactctgctaccgctgtacTCGGCaccggttaccgttcccaatcgtagtccacatggatcgtaaagtatgaaaaagttaaaaaaatgattttttctctctctaaaaaacgcatgtcgaccttgttcatgtcggccTAACTGTCGTgtagacctatttctagtgtcgacatattcactgtcgaccaatgggtgtcgacctaagtggtgtcgacccagagtccggataccatcttTTGTGTTATATTATAGTCTATATGAGATAACCTTGGTACAGTTTAAGGGTGACTTTCTTTGTTACATATTTTTTAATTATGTCCAAATACCCCTAAATAAGCTAATAGGTGGAGGACTAGTTATCCCACACTGATCAGTCAGAATACCTGGAACCATTTCCTGAGCTCTGCTGGAACTGTCCGTTATATTACACTGTGATAACCTTTCAGGGACTTATCTGGAATGACGCTACGTACCCTGTTTTACTGTCTTCAGCCTCCCTTCGGACAGCAGAGGTACTGGTGACATGCTTAAACACTAGCATAATATTACATTATTAATTATTGCATTACGTTGTTacattataatttattattttattactaaTATAGGAAACTATTTATTGTACTTTTTACTTGATACATCTGTACCCACAATGGGTCAGATTATTCCTAGCATTATTTTGTtgaggcctaattcatgttttgtACGCAATGCGAAGTGATTATAGGCAGCCGGCGCATGTGCTGCGATCTCCGTGCACAAAGATGCTGCGTTCCCGctggcaatgaggatttcatggcaaAGTGATTTAACAGGAAGTGACACTTTGGGGTGTTAACGGGCAATGgttggaaatacgcaggcgtgtcatgcCCATTTTCCTGGCGTGTATCTGTCATCAGCTACGAGCTCGTACGTGCAACAACATGGCGTTAGAGTTGCTACTGCTGTgtacagtctgcgtagccatagaccaacccgtAACCTCGAGGTTCCTCGGTTTTCCACATAGACTGTGAGTTTGCGATAGCTCCGGacggcgtctcttttcatttctaaGCAGCAGCATTTGCTACCATCATCAGTTCCAACGCCTAAACAAAAATTGCAATTGCATTTACGTACAAACATGAAATAGGCCCAGGGTGCCCTCTGAGTTTGTGATAGGCTGAAGTCTCTATAATAGGGATTCCCAActacggccctcaaggcacactaaggggtacattcttttaagatgggatgttgcccatagcaaccaatcagattccaggtattatcttctagaaggtgctaaataaatgagaagtagaatctgattggttgctgtgggcaacatcccatcttaaacaactcccattttagtaaatgtacccctaaaagccatagccatacttgagcaaaggtgacataattagtacctttttttatttaaccatctgtgctcaagcacggatatcattataacctggactgttagtgtgtcttgaggaccgaggttgggaaacgctGCTCTATGGAGTGTTTTGTGTAGAGCCTAATTACCCAGTGTGGCTGTAGGATTGGTGGCACTTTAAAGAGCAAGTAAACCCAATATAGGACACTACTATATGCCACGGGAGAAAAGCAGGGGATACAGAGCACTGGCTAGGGGGATGGGGGTGGCTCAGAGCCACTGCAGAGTACAGAAGGTCAAGAGTTGGACTTTGGAATGTGCTATTCCTTGGAAGAGCAGAAAAGTAAGGGTGGTGACCATAACCAGATAGATATTTGTGATTTAGTGGGTGTGGTAATATGTATTATAGGTTGAGGTTACCCTCAGCATGGTTATGTGAAGGGGAGGGTGCATAATTTAGGGTGTGAGGAGCAGGTCATTTAGGGTAGAGACTAAtagtgactatggggtctattcatgaagaagtgaaaacagtggagaagtaagcctgtggagaagttgcccatggcaaccaatcagccgctcagtacaattgtatagtgtgcaaatgataaatgttacttcaatgctgattggttgccatgggcaacttctccactggctcacttctccactcttatcactgcttcatgaatagaccccctatatgtgtttacagtataagtagagGATGTGACCTATAGCGTTATGCATGTCAGTGTAAAGGTCACTCCTCTCTAGTTTTCTTGGTGTTTCAGTAATTAATTATGCTGCCTTTTTGTTTGTGAGAAGATTAACTTATTTCAGTATGAAATTTAAGTCACCACGGAGGTCCATGACCTCCATATGTTTTGCTCAGCTTGTGGCTTCAGCCTGTGCGAGTTAATAAACGTATAAGGTGCAAGGGTTGCTACTATACCTGCATAGCATCCTGTAAATGCCTGGTTTGTATGACTGCAGCTTGGCATTGCTTATAAATGTGACTTGTGATGACAGCACTTAACTGAACTTTTAGGTATTTATTTTTTCAAAGGGTGCTTTAAAGAGTTTGCTGTGGGCATTGTGGCCCGAGAATGTTGGGGAACCGCTGATCTAATTAGTTCTAAAACTGCCTAACTGGATTTCCAAGTCACAGTGTGTTTGGGCGAATGGTAGAGCTAGGGGGTCCTGATACTGAGCCATACCTAATGCAGATGCATTACCGGGCGCCCGCTGCAGATGGCATGCTAATGTGACCACACTGCCCCTCACCCCCGCTCTCGCTAGATGCGGACGCCTTCGAACCTGCCTACATCTTAGAATAAGGACCCTGATCTCTAATTATGTCTGTAAGTAAAGTCTCCGCTAGGATCAGGATGCCACTTACTGTATGGATTTTGTATTGGCTCCGGGGattgagggggggaggggaggggttatTTCCTCTTTAAATGGTTGTACGGTAAAATGCTCCTTGTAATAGAAGGATCTGCACGTATTTTAATGTAACATTTGAATATGGTTTTATTTTTACGATTGTTGGtcggattcagaggtggatgcaaggcCCGTCGCTGCTGTGTTCCCGTACGCAGCGGATCTGAGAAGTTATGTAAATGTCATAGCCGCCATCTTATGTGCAAACAAGTCAGACTTAACGTTGCTCAGAATATCTCTTTCAAATAAGATGCTGGGGTGTGAACCGCTGTGTAAGAAGACACAGTGACTCTCTGCGACCCACCCCTGTTACTTCCTCCCAGCGCTGTCTGTCAATCACTCAGAGTCCTAATCCACAGTATGCCCGTCAACGCAAATGACCAGTTGTGCAAAAATGGAAACTGCGCCCACCTCTGACTCAGAccttggagtaaatttactaagatgagagttctgtttaagatgggatgttgcccaaccaatcagattccaggtattatcttctagaaggtgctagataaatgagaagtagaatctgattggttgctatgggcaacatcccatcttaaatagaactcccatcttagtaaatttacccccttgtgttccCAAACACATTTGTGGctgtaattatttatttttcactATGGGTGTTTTTATGGTACTGACATAGTAATAGAGTATTAGAACAGACTACCTCTGTGATGAAATGTATTAATGTCATGGACAGCTCGGTGACCTGAAGTCCAGGATCAGGCCACACGGCGACATTGTTACAACAATAAAAATGCAAAATCACTTGTCTTCATCTTTCCTTATTCACCATCCTCACATTattggggggaggaggaggggaagggggaagGGAGGTGCGATGAGGTCAAtggatggggaggcactggctaatatcagagctagatttacacacacatatatgatatggtggcgagttttgattataaaaattattagaataatataaaaaagatatgaataatacaaagatgatatttataagttataaatatctttgtattataataatttttacagtcaaaactctggagtatactggtgtaTGGCAGGTGAAGCACTGCCTACACTGACTGCACGTAAAAAAAATttcttgaagggggggggggagctattcAATTAGCGGGGAAGTGATTGTACCAAGGCATGCTCTGCTGCTACTAGTGATTACACTTTCTCATTTATCTGGGAAGCATATTGTGGAGTACAAAACTCATGAGCAGATCTTTCATTGATTCTACTGGCCTGgattccagggggtaaatttactaagatgggagttctatttaaaatgtgttgttgcccatagcaaccaatcagattccaggtattttgttctagaaggtgctagataaatgagaactagaatctgattggttgctatgggcaacatcccatcttaaatagaactcccatcttagtaaatttaccaccatGTGAGAGATATGGTCAAGCTTGTGCCTATGGATAAACCATTCCCTAGAGCTCCTCTCCAACCCTCTTTATACTAACAcctagggggaaattcaattgtgggTGGGCaataaaaaaactggcgggggttttgCTATGCAGTTGAAGGACAGAAAATTGGATGCAGTGATTACATAAATTTTAGATAAAATCACCACGACTTGCTGTGGAACCCATGGCGACACTAACTCCCCTCCCCCGGAAAACTAATTATGCAGGTGGAAGTTTCATATTCGTATAAatagtctgtaattactcaccttccgaagcgcTGTCTTTTCCAACATCGGGATCCGATCCTCAGCAGCAGTGGTGAGTATGTGAGGTGCGTGTGTGTGACACCCACCTGCTCCCCCCCCTGGATaattacatctcccagcagcccccttcTCAGTGTGAAGCTTGAAGGAAGACCACCGTCGGGAGCCGCGGAAACCACCGGACAGGttatgattcttttttttttctctctgacgtcctagtggatgctgggaactccgtaaggaccatggggaatagcggctccgcaggagtctgggcacaactaaaagaaagcttttagactacctggtgtgcactggctcctcccactatgaccctcctccaagcctcagttagatttttgtgcccggccgagctggatgcacactagggg
Proteins encoded in this region:
- the LOC135054836 gene encoding oocyte zinc finger protein XlCOF7.1-like, producing the protein MDKDGSHMTERILHLTLEIIYLLTGEDHTVVKKQFGDNMTPFSRSHPLVSGGRVRTQSPITDPPPHSLIHEKDNEQKILELTNKIIQLLTGEVPIRCQDVTVYLSMEEWEYVEGHKDLYKDVMMENDRPLTSLGDKSCIRAQDPDLPQQQEHKASHSDESSNRYTPERSQDCPVVKLKCSQDYQTAVTEDTKLTIVGVLPETRNGEDLGARCKQPHEAKEGKNMNSSDRPDVEAGHDIIIKRHEKASIASDIQTEVRHDDISTNSLKKDKTINNISRFGTDSRNPTSKNKLTCSECDKGFSCKSHLVLHQRSHTGEKPFTCAECGQRFISKPRLIAHQRSHTGEKPYPCSECGKGFYSNSHLVVHRRIHKGEKPFSCSECGKTFNDRSNYIRHQKVHTGERHFSCPDCGKSFAQNCHLLVHQKKHTGGKHFSCSKCRRFFPTRVGLHSHLRTHNDKLFSCSECSKTFINIVSFARHKRMHTGENLLACPECGKRFINKSHLATHTRTHTGEKPFACSDCGKSFSDKSGFNRHRKTHQYQTPFNCSECGRTFKRKINLLAHQRIHTGIKVFSCAKCKRDFDSQSDLESHRKSHEEEKPLPCTLCGKTYVSKLRLLAHQRRHTKRFSCSQCGKCFNEKSSFVKHQRIHTGEKPYACSDCGKTFSVKSNMIRHLRVHTGERPFACSECGKTFSVKLRLVRHQKIHTGEISFPCSKCPETFSDKSNLVRHRRTHKVDKLFACSKCEKSFTRLSRLTRHQRTHTQIQAFHCSACEKSFTNKAYLKKHMKSHDEQKTSEITNVGVQ